The genomic DNA ATTGCGCGAGGATGCGCTCGACGTCGTCATAGCTCGTCAGGCGCAGCAGATGCTGCCGGCCGTTGCCGTTGGCCGCGCCGCCTTCCGCCTCGAGCGGACGCAGCTCGGCGGGCAGCACGCCCTGCGCGAAACGCACGAACAACTGCATGCCGGCGAAACGCTGCAACAGCGTGCTGGTGCGATCGAGCGCGACGACCTCGCCACGGCGCAGCATCGCGATGCGGTCGCACAGCGATTCGGCTTCTTCGAGGTAATGCGTGGTCAGCACGATGGTGTGGCCTTCGCGATTCAGGCGCGAGATGAACTTCCACAGCGTCTGACGCAGCTCGACGTCGACACCCGCGGTCGGCTCGTCGAGCACGATCACCGGCGGACGATGCACCAGCGCCTGCGCGACCAGCACGCGGCGCTTCATGCCACCCGACAGCGCGCGCATATTCGCGTCGGCTTTCTCGGTGAGATCGAGATTGGCCATGATCTCGTCGATCCAGGCGTCGTTGTTGCGCAGCCCGTAGTAGCCCGACTGGATGCGCAAGGTTTCGCGCACCGTGAAGAACGGATCGAACACGAGTTCCTGCGGCACCACGCCCAGCGCGCGGCGCGCGTTGCGGAAGTCGCCGACGACGTCGTGACCGCGCACCGCGATGCTGCCTTCATCGGCGCGCGCGAGACCCGCGAGAATGCTGATGAGCGTCGTCTTGCCCGCGCCGTTCGGACCAAGCAGTCCGAAGAACTCGCCTTCTTCGACCGTGAGGCTGACGCCCTTGAGCGCCTGCAAGTCCTTGTAGCGCTTCTTGACGTTACGAATTTCTATGGCTGACATGACTATGGGCCGCGTGCGTCGCGGCGCCCGAAGTAGCCCCGATGGAGCCTGGGGACGAGCAAATGCTGGAAGAAACGGAACCGGGGCCGATTAGGGGCCAGTTCAACGCCCCAAAAAAACGTTTGATTATAGGGCAAAAACTGATGCCCCCGGCCTGGCCGGAAGGAGGGAGACGACGCTAGAGGAGCGTCAATGTCGCGCTGACGCAACCATGCTGGATGCGGCAGGAGTCAGGAGAGTATCGACGCCGTAGGCTTGCGCGAGACTGGCGAGACCAGCCGGCAGATTGATGATTTCAAACTTGCCGCCGCGCGCCGCCGCGACCCGCACCCACGCGAGCAGCACGGCGAGCGCCGACGAATCGAATTGCTTGAGCGGCGCGCAATCGACGCCGCGCGCGCCCGCCGCGATACGTTGCAGACCCGCCGCGAGCGCGGCCTTCGCGCTCTCGTGGGTCAGCGTCGCACCACTGTCGAAGCGGTTCGCGACCGGGTTCAGCACGTCGCTCACGACTGCTTGCCCGCGGCGAGTTGCTGATTACGCTGCGTGAGGAACTGGATCAGTCCGTCCACGCCCTTCTGCTGGATCTGCTCGTTGAACTGCTGCTGATACGCCTGGATCAACCACGCGCCGAGCACGTTGATGTCATACACGCGCCAGCCTTGCTGCGTCTTGTACAGGCGGTAGTCGAGTTCGATCGGCTGGCCGTTGTTCATGACGACCGAGCGCACCACCGTGTCGGTGTCGTCCGGGTTCATGCGGAACGGCTTGTACTGGATCTGCTGGTCGCGCACCTGCGCGAGCGCGCCCGAATAGGTGCGGATCAGCAGCATCTTGAACTGCTCGACCACCTGGTTCTGTTGCTCGGGCGTCGCGGTGCGCCAATTGCGGCCCATCGCGAGCTGCGTGGTGCGGCGGAAGTCGGTGTACGGCAGGATCTTTTCGTTGACGAGAGCCGTGATGCGCGTGATGTCGCCCTGCTGGATCGACTTGTCGTTGCGAATCGCGTCCATCACCTGCTGGGTGACGGTCTTGATCAGCGCTTCAGGCGAGTTGGTGTCCACGGTTTGCGCCGATGCGCCCACGCTGACGAACGAAAACAACGCGGCAAACAACGGAATCAGGAAGAATTTTTTCATATCGAGCTTTGCCTCAAAAATAGTGCAACGGTTTGAAGCGACCTTATCACGCGAGTTCGACGGCAATCCATGCGCAAACTGCGAGAGTCGTATCGATCTGTTACGGCTGCACGTTCAATGCAATCTGAAGGACGGGAAGTTGAAGTGCGTGGGTGGCACCAACTGACCGGCCGGAATCTGCGTGGTTTCGGGGCCGCCGTTCATGTCGAGCGGCGGTGTTTCGGTGCCCGATGCGGGCTCGGGCGCTGACGCGCCCTGCGGCGGCGGCACGGCCGCGCCGGATGCCGGAGCCGCATTGCCAGCAGCACCCTGCGCGCCCGTCTCGCCTTCGTCGTACTTCGGCAGCGGCGCTTCCTCGTCATAGTTCGGCAGTTCCTGCTGGCGCCGACCACCAGCAGACAGCAGATACTGACGGCGCTGCAGATAAGCGTTGCGCACGAACGAGTATTTGTCGAGCGCGGCGCCTTCCAGCACCTCGCCCGCGCCGAGCAGGTTCGCACGCGTGTTGACGATGTTCAGGCCATACAGCGCCCAGCTCAGGCCCGGCGGATCGATGTAGCTGATCGGGTTCACGTAGTAGTTGCCGATCGAGCCGACCGCATCGCGCACCGTGCTCGGCCCGAACAGCGGCAGCACCAGGTACGGACCCGGCGGCACGCCATAGTGGCCGAGCGTCAGACCGAGGTCATTCTCGTGCTTGGGCAGCTTCGCGAGCGTCGCGACGTCGAACAGGCCGCCGACGCCGAACACCGTGTTGATCACGATCCGCATGATGTCCGACACGCCGTCGGCGATGCGCAGTTGCAGCAGGTTGTTCGCCGCGATATAGACGTCGCCGATGTTCGAGAAGAAGTTCGTTACGCTGTCGCGCACCGGCTGCGGCGTGGCCCAAACGTAGCCCTTCGCGACCGGTTTCAGCGCGTACTGGTCGATCTTGTCGTTGACGGTGAAGATCGTGCGGTTCAGCCCTTCGAACGGATCGCCCTTGGTGGGTGTCTGCACGGTCGTGCAACCGGCTAGCAGCGCAGCCGCCACCGCGACCTTGCCGAACTGTAGGACGCGCGCGCCGCTGCGCCCGGTCTGCAGTGTCGTCTGCATCGTAGTTCTCCTTGTTGGCCTTACTGGCCGGCAGCGCCGGAGGCCGGCGCGCCAGGCGCCGGTGCAGGGACCGATGCAGCGGGCTTCGCCGCGCCGGAATCCGCGGCCTTGCTATACAGGAACTGGCCGATCAGATTTTCCAGCACGATCGCCGATTGCGTCATCGAGATCGTATCGCCAGCCTTGAGCATTTCCGAGTCGCCACCCGGCTCGAGCCCGATGTACTGCTCGCCGAGCAGACCCGAGGTCAGGATCTTCGCCGACGTATCCCGCGGAAACTGGTACTGCTTGTCGATATCGATCGTGACGAGCGCCTGGTAGGTGTTGCTATCAAAGTCGATCGACGCGACCCGGCCGACCGTCACGCCCGCGCTCTTCACCGGCGCGCGCGCCTTCAGCCCGCCGATGTTGTCGAACTTGAGCTTGACCGGGTACGTTGCCTGGAACGACAACGAGCTCATGTTGCCGGCCTTCAGCGCAAGAAACAGCAACGCCACGAAACCCAGCACCACAAACAGGCCGACCCAGAAGTCGAGAGCATTCTTTTTCATCGTCATCCCAAAGTGAATCCGCCGCGCCGCCGCCACTTCCCACTGTGCACGGCGCATCATGAGCCGCCGACAGCCGGCGCGCTGCGCGGTCTTAACTGAACATCAGTGCGGTCAGCAGGAAATCGAGCCCGAGCACCGCGAGCGAGGCATACACGACCGTGCGGGTCGTCGCGCGCGACACGCCTTCCGGCGTCGGCTTCGCCTCGTAGCCCTGAAACAGCGCGACGAAGGTCACCGCGAGGCCGAACACCACGCTCTTGACGACCCCGGCCCCGACATCGCGCCACACGTCGACGCCGCCTTGCATCTGCGACCAGAACGCGCCGGCATCGACGCCGATCAGCAGCACACCCACCACGTAACCACCCAGAACGCCAACCGCGCTGAAGATCGCGGCGAGGACCGGCATCGAGATAATGCCGGCCCACAGGCGCGGCGCGATGACGACTTTGACCGGATCGACGGCCATCATTTCCATCGCGGTGAGTTGCTCGCCCGCCTTCATCAGGCCGATCTCGGCGGTAAGCGACGTGCCCGCGCGGCCGGCGAACAGCAGCGCCGTCACGACCGGCCCGAGCTCGCGCACGAGCGACAGCGCGACCAGCAACCCGAGCGCCTGCTCGGAGCCGTAGCGGTTCAGCGTGTAATAGCCCTGCAGACCGAGCACGAAGCCGACGAACAACCCCGACACCGCGATGATCACGAGCGAATAATTACCTACGAAGTGGATCTGCTTCGTGACAAGGCGCGGGCGGCGCAGCAGCGGGAAAAATTCGAGCAGGAGGCGCAGGAAAAAGCGCGTCGCGTAGCCGGCCGTGCCGAGTCCGCTGAGCACCGCGCGACCAATCGTGCTGATCATGAC from Paraburkholderia sp. HP33-1 includes the following:
- a CDS encoding ABC transporter ATP-binding protein, which translates into the protein MSAIEIRNVKKRYKDLQALKGVSLTVEEGEFFGLLGPNGAGKTTLISILAGLARADEGSIAVRGHDVVGDFRNARRALGVVPQELVFDPFFTVRETLRIQSGYYGLRNNDAWIDEIMANLDLTEKADANMRALSGGMKRRVLVAQALVHRPPVIVLDEPTAGVDVELRQTLWKFISRLNREGHTIVLTTHYLEEAESLCDRIAMLRRGEVVALDRTSTLLQRFAGMQLFVRFAQGVLPAELRPLEAEGGAANGNGRQHLLRLTSYDDVERILAQCRAAGCTFDEIEVRKADLEDVFVQVMNGPEVIEGLA
- a CDS encoding STAS domain-containing protein, translated to MSDVLNPVANRFDSGATLTHESAKAALAAGLQRIAAGARGVDCAPLKQFDSSALAVLLAWVRVAAARGGKFEIINLPAGLASLAQAYGVDTLLTPAASSMVASARH
- a CDS encoding MlaC/ttg2D family ABC transporter substrate-binding protein, with amino-acid sequence MKKFFLIPLFAALFSFVSVGASAQTVDTNSPEALIKTVTQQVMDAIRNDKSIQQGDITRITALVNEKILPYTDFRRTTQLAMGRNWRTATPEQQNQVVEQFKMLLIRTYSGALAQVRDQQIQYKPFRMNPDDTDTVVRSVVMNNGQPIELDYRLYKTQQGWRVYDINVLGAWLIQAYQQQFNEQIQQKGVDGLIQFLTQRNQQLAAGKQS
- a CDS encoding MlaA family lipoprotein, whose product is MQTTLQTGRSGARVLQFGKVAVAAALLAGCTTVQTPTKGDPFEGLNRTIFTVNDKIDQYALKPVAKGYVWATPQPVRDSVTNFFSNIGDVYIAANNLLQLRIADGVSDIMRIVINTVFGVGGLFDVATLAKLPKHENDLGLTLGHYGVPPGPYLVLPLFGPSTVRDAVGSIGNYYVNPISYIDPPGLSWALYGLNIVNTRANLLGAGEVLEGAALDKYSFVRNAYLQRRQYLLSAGGRRQQELPNYDEEAPLPKYDEGETGAQGAAGNAAPASGAAVPPPQGASAPEPASGTETPPLDMNGGPETTQIPAGQLVPPTHFNFPSFRLH
- the mlaD gene encoding outer membrane lipid asymmetry maintenance protein MlaD, whose protein sequence is MKKNALDFWVGLFVVLGFVALLFLALKAGNMSSLSFQATYPVKLKFDNIGGLKARAPVKSAGVTVGRVASIDFDSNTYQALVTIDIDKQYQFPRDTSAKILTSGLLGEQYIGLEPGGDSEMLKAGDTISMTQSAIVLENLIGQFLYSKAADSGAAKPAASVPAPAPGAPASGAAGQ
- the mlaE gene encoding lipid asymmetry maintenance ABC transporter permease subunit MlaE encodes the protein MISTIGRAVLSGLGTAGYATRFFLRLLLEFFPLLRRPRLVTKQIHFVGNYSLVIIAVSGLFVGFVLGLQGYYTLNRYGSEQALGLLVALSLVRELGPVVTALLFAGRAGTSLTAEIGLMKAGEQLTAMEMMAVDPVKVVIAPRLWAGIISMPVLAAIFSAVGVLGGYVVGVLLIGVDAGAFWSQMQGGVDVWRDVGAGVVKSVVFGLAVTFVALFQGYEAKPTPEGVSRATTRTVVYASLAVLGLDFLLTALMFS